Below is a genomic region from Rhododendron vialii isolate Sample 1 chromosome 5a, ASM3025357v1.
TGACTATCACctgaatttgattttggaaagaaCGGGAAAGTGGCCGAATCGAGTATCCTCCTCTTTGAACTAGTATCTTCCCCCTCTTTACCAGCAGATGGTATCGGACAGGCTCGATGAACAACCAAATTCAAGCTTATTGACAAATCTCCAGTGGCATACTCCTCCTTAGATCTATTCGAGCCGGGAAAACCCAAGTTCTTCTCATGATCATTCTTATCCGAAACACGAATATACTTTTCGCCAATCAAGTTTGACCATGATGGAGGAGCATATATGGAGGGATTCTTATGATCATGTTCTTTGATAATAGGAGAAGGCAAAAGGGGCATGATGGTCTTTTCATCACGGATATCGTGTTTCAGATTACGTGAAACCCTagaaatagatgaagctggAGGTGGGAAGAAAACATTATCAGAATCTGAAGTAGAGTAAGGGTTATAAACCTTGGTGCAAATCCCAGAAGGGTAT
It encodes:
- the LOC131326440 gene encoding zinc finger protein 10-like; this encodes MEQYLMWPKRKQSLSSHLQPKTSPSLHGDSWEEKAFAEDAAGVLGGCVWPPRSYSCTFCRREFRSAQALGGHMNVHRRDRARLKLSPNTTHDLIHQDHQNPIPNPIPPWDAQYPSGICTKVYNPYSTSDSDNVFFPPPASSISRVSRNLKHDIRDEKTIMPLLPSPIIKEHDHKNPSIYAPPSWSNLIGEKYIRVSDKNDHEKNLGFPGSNRSKEEYATGDLSISLNLVVHRACPIPSAGKEGEDTSSKRRILDSATFPFFPKSNSGDSHEHFQSEVIQGSSSSSELDLELRLG